In one Pseudomonas tensinigenes genomic region, the following are encoded:
- a CDS encoding C13 family peptidase produces MRSLARLAPLALTLMLTACGDGESLLPPDARLPDGGRYRGELVDGLLQGQGRVDYPNGSWYAGQFDKGQWHGQGEWHGSNGEVYRGQFQQGLFDGQGSLTTNASSYTGGFKQGRREGEGTLKENAMTYRGEFRADQYSGLGRLEMDDGSSYQGQFAHGKPNGEGQRGDASGNSFTGHFVNGQLEGNGTFNSADGDIYVGGFKNNQLHGKGRYENADGDVWLGQFKEGALTGKGELIGADGSHYVGAFSDWRFSGQGRLNLPDGSFYIGGFDNDSYAGRGTLVLTDGSVMSGTWINGQRVRDADGKLLPDTLELGLLAQGRLLDDALAAIPASTPAVELYTLTLGGDGKQSVFLRESDYVANMLNTRFGAYGQIRLVNHRDHLGDRPMATRENLRRAAQTLAERSGPEDLLFIYLTSHGTAEHELVLDQPRMELADLPADELAAVLAPLKNRDKIIVISSCYSGGFIPALKDERTLIMTASRADRVSFGCSEEANFTYFGDALFAQALNQTDDLEQAFKLAKATVAERELADSFEASEPQIWAPKTVLAHWQLLRKQQARKALQSAALNDGAIKSN; encoded by the coding sequence ATGCGCTCACTTGCTCGTCTTGCACCCCTTGCCTTGACCCTGATGCTCACCGCTTGCGGCGACGGCGAATCGCTGTTGCCGCCGGATGCGCGCCTGCCCGACGGCGGACGCTATCGCGGTGAACTGGTCGATGGCTTGCTGCAAGGTCAGGGCCGCGTCGACTACCCCAACGGCAGTTGGTATGCCGGGCAGTTCGACAAGGGCCAGTGGCATGGGCAGGGCGAATGGCATGGCAGCAACGGCGAGGTCTATCGCGGACAGTTTCAGCAAGGCCTGTTCGACGGTCAGGGCAGCCTGACCACCAACGCCAGCAGCTACACCGGCGGCTTCAAACAGGGACGCCGCGAAGGCGAAGGCACCCTGAAAGAAAACGCCATGACCTACCGTGGCGAATTCAGGGCTGACCAATATTCCGGGCTGGGTCGTCTGGAAATGGACGATGGCAGCTCCTATCAAGGCCAGTTCGCCCACGGCAAACCCAACGGTGAGGGCCAGCGCGGCGATGCCAGCGGCAACTCGTTCACCGGGCATTTCGTCAACGGGCAGCTGGAAGGCAACGGCACCTTCAACAGCGCTGACGGCGATATCTACGTCGGCGGTTTCAAGAACAACCAACTGCATGGCAAGGGCCGCTACGAAAACGCCGACGGCGATGTCTGGCTCGGTCAGTTCAAGGAAGGCGCACTGACCGGCAAGGGCGAGTTGATCGGTGCCGACGGCAGCCATTACGTCGGCGCGTTCAGCGACTGGCGCTTCAGCGGTCAGGGTCGTTTGAACCTGCCTGATGGCAGCTTCTACATCGGCGGCTTTGACAACGACAGTTACGCCGGACGCGGCACTCTGGTGCTGACCGATGGCAGCGTGATGAGTGGCACCTGGATCAACGGCCAGCGCGTACGCGATGCTGACGGCAAGTTGCTGCCCGATACGCTCGAGCTCGGTTTGCTGGCTCAGGGCCGGTTGCTCGATGACGCATTGGCCGCCATCCCCGCGTCGACTCCAGCGGTCGAGCTGTACACCCTGACCCTCGGTGGCGACGGCAAGCAAAGCGTGTTCCTGCGCGAATCCGATTATGTCGCCAACATGCTCAACACGCGCTTCGGCGCCTATGGCCAGATTCGTCTGGTCAATCACCGCGATCACCTCGGCGACCGGCCGATGGCCACCCGCGAAAACCTGCGCCGCGCCGCGCAAACCCTCGCCGAACGCAGCGGCCCGGAAGATCTGCTGTTCATCTACCTGACCAGCCACGGCACCGCCGAGCATGAACTGGTGCTCGACCAACCGCGCATGGAGCTGGCCGACCTGCCTGCCGACGAACTCGCTGCCGTGCTGGCACCGCTGAAAAACCGCGACAAAATCATCGTGATTTCGTCGTGCTACTCCGGCGGCTTTATCCCGGCGCTGAAAGACGAACGCACGCTGATCATGACCGCCTCGCGCGCCGATCGGGTGTCCTTCGGCTGTTCGGAAGAAGCCAACTTCACCTATTTCGGCGACGCCCTGTTCGCCCAGGCGCTGAACCAGACCGATGATCTGGAGCAAGCCTTCAAACTGGCCAAGGCCACCGTCGCCGAACGGGAACTGGCGGACAGTTTCGAAGCCTCGGAGCCGCAGATCTGGGCGCCGAAAACCGTGCTGGCGCACTGGCAACTGCTGCGCAAACAGCAAGCAAGAAAAGCTTTGCAAAGTGCTGCATTGAACGACGGAGCGATAAAGAGCAACTAA
- a CDS encoding oxidoreductase translates to MYLTPQHVLLAGATGLTGEHLLDRLLNEPTISRVLAPSRRPLAEHPHLENPVGDPQVFLPQLSGRVDIAYCCLGTTIKQAGSEAAFRAVDLDMVVAFAKRAREMGARHLIVISAIGADPKSSVFYNRVKGEMEQALRAQDWPQLTICRPSLLLGERTEPRLAEQLAGPLSKLIPGKYRGIEACHLARAMWRLALEEQDGVRVIESDDLRKLGK, encoded by the coding sequence ATGTACTTGACGCCTCAGCACGTATTGCTTGCCGGAGCCACCGGTTTGACCGGTGAACATCTACTCGACCGTTTGCTCAACGAGCCAACGATTTCTCGCGTGCTCGCCCCTTCCCGTCGCCCCTTGGCCGAACATCCGCACCTGGAAAACCCCGTCGGCGACCCGCAGGTGTTTCTGCCGCAACTCAGCGGCCGGGTCGATATCGCCTATTGCTGCCTCGGCACCACGATCAAGCAGGCCGGTTCAGAAGCGGCGTTTCGCGCGGTGGATCTGGACATGGTCGTGGCGTTCGCCAAACGCGCGCGGGAGATGGGCGCGCGGCATCTGATTGTGATCAGCGCGATTGGCGCCGATCCGAAGTCGTCGGTTTTCTACAATCGGGTCAAGGGTGAAATGGAGCAGGCACTGCGTGCGCAGGACTGGCCACAACTGACCATTTGCCGGCCTTCACTGTTGTTGGGTGAACGGACAGAACCGCGTCTGGCCGAGCAGCTCGCCGGACCGTTGTCGAAGCTGATTCCAGGTAAATACCGTGGCATCGAAGCTTGCCATTTGGCGCGGGCGATGTGGCGCCTGGCGCTGGAAGAGCAGGACGGGGTACGGGTGATCGAGTCGGATGATTTGCGCAAGCTCGGCAAATGA
- a CDS encoding YceK/YidQ family lipoprotein produces the protein MNKLLAIGLVLLLTGCATARTLDAAKPGAPVVYSGTRLDLYALNGGCCAMDRFGAEAPSYPGVDLPASALLDTLLLPLSLLTVIGVSFQATGGL, from the coding sequence ATGAATAAGCTGCTGGCGATTGGGCTGGTGTTGTTGCTGACCGGGTGTGCCACGGCGCGCACGCTGGATGCGGCCAAACCGGGGGCACCGGTGGTGTACTCCGGGACGCGGCTGGATTTGTATGCATTGAATGGCGGGTGCTGCGCGATGGATCGGTTCGGGGCTGAGGCGCCAAGTTATCCGGGGGTGGACCTGCCGGCGAGTGCGTTGCTCGATACGCTGTTGCTGCCGTTGTCATTGCTGACGGTGATCGGCGTGAGTTTTCAGGCGACTGGTGGATTGTGA
- the ubiX gene encoding flavin prenyltransferase UbiX codes for MNNGPERITLAMTGASGAQYGLRLLDCLVREDREVHFLISKAAQLVMATETDVTLPPKPQMMQAFLTEYTGAAAGQIRVYGKEDWMSPVASGSGAPAAMVVVPCSTGTLSAIATGACNNLIERAADVTLKERRQLILVPREAPYSSIHLEHMLKLSNMGVTILPASPGFYHQPQTIDDLIDFVVARILNLLGIPQDMLPRWGEHHLSSDE; via the coding sequence GCGTCCGGCGCGCAATACGGTCTACGTCTGCTCGATTGTCTGGTGCGGGAAGATCGCGAAGTGCACTTCCTGATCTCTAAGGCTGCGCAACTGGTCATGGCGACCGAGACCGATGTCACGCTGCCGCCCAAGCCGCAAATGATGCAGGCCTTCCTGACCGAATACACCGGGGCTGCCGCTGGGCAGATCCGCGTGTACGGCAAGGAAGACTGGATGTCGCCGGTGGCCTCGGGTTCCGGCGCTCCCGCGGCGATGGTGGTAGTGCCGTGTTCAACCGGGACGTTGTCGGCGATTGCCACGGGCGCCTGCAACAACCTGATCGAACGCGCTGCTGATGTGACGTTGAAGGAGCGCCGCCAGTTGATTCTGGTGCCGCGTGAAGCGCCGTATTCGAGCATTCATCTGGAGCACATGCTCAAACTGTCGAACATGGGCGTGACGATTCTGCCGGCCTCGCCGGGTTTCTATCATCAGCCGCAGACCATCGATGACCTGATCGATTTCGTCGTGGCGCGGATTCTCAATTTGCTGGGTATTCCCCAGGACATGTTGCCGCGTTGGGGTGAGCATCATCTGAGCAGCGATGAATAA